One Chitinispirillales bacterium genomic window, AATCATGTTTGATGAAAATTCAGCGAAAGCGCAAATCAGTGAATTATAACTTTATCGAAAAAATCGCATCGACAAATTCGTTTGTAAAAGAAAAAATCGACGAATTACCCGACTGGTATACGCTTCGCGCAGAAGAACAGACAGGCGGACGCGGACGATTTGGGCGAACTTGGTTTTGTGAAAAAGGTAACGATATTGCGATGTCAGTTCTTATTACGATTGACAAAGAAATTTCGCCTTTTTTACCGAATTTGACACAGATTGTCGGAGTTTCGGTCGCACAGATTTTGGATAAAGAAGGAGTCGCTACCGAAATAAAATGGGCTAATGACGTTTTAATCAACAACCGTAAGATATGCGGAATTTTATTGGAAGGAGTTTCTTTCGGAGAAAACGTAAAAGTCGCCGCAGGAATCGGTTTGAACGTCAACAGCATACGTAAAAACCAAAACGAAATTTACGCTATTTCGCTTTTTGACGAAACGAAAAGAATATTTAATTTAGATGATTTGGCAAAAGAAATAGTTCAAAATATTATCGAAAATGTTCAAAATTTGAGAAAAAACGGACTTAAAGAATTTATTGATATATTAAATGATAAATTGGCGTATAAAAACAAACAAAAAACTATAATTAACGGCAAAGAAAGAATCACAGGAACGATTTTTGGCGTCAGCGAAGCCGGAGAATTGCTTTTGCAGACGGAAAGCGGAATCCGTAAATTTATTTCTGGAGAAATAAGCTTTGAGAAATAGTAATATTTTCCTTTAACGTCCGCCGTTTTACAAATATTATTTTACCGTACAGATTCGGAGGAATTATGACAATCGCACAAAAAGCAGAAATCGCCAAACAAGCGGGAATAACGCTTTCGGCGGCAAGCGGAGAAATGAAAAACAACGCTCTTAGAACGATTGTGCAGGAATTGAAAAATCAAAAAGAAAAGATTTTTGAAGCCGGCAAAAGAGACGTTGAAAACGCCCGTACCGACAATTTACCAAATCCAATTATCAAGCGGCTTGTTTTTGATGAAAATAAATTGTATGACGTAATTTCCGGAATAGAACAGTTGATAAATCTTGATGAACCAGTCGGTAAAACGCTTTTGGCTACGCAATTGTCGGACGGCTTAGATTTGTACCGCGTGAGTTGTCCGATTGGCGTAATCGGAGTTATTTTTGAATCGCGTCCGGACGCTTTAGTGCAAATTTCTACGTTGTGTTTGAAATCCGCAAACGCGGTGATTCTCAAAGGCGGCAGTGAAGCTAAAAATATAAACAAAGCGCTTTTTGACGTAATTTACTCGGCTTCAATTAAGGCGGGAATTCCTGACGGCTGGGCTGTTTTGGCGGAAAGCCGCGATGACGTAACGGAGATGTTAAAATTGTCCGATTATATTGATTTGCTTATTCCGCGCGGTTCTAACGAATTTGTGAAATACATAATAAACAACACGAATATTCCAGTGACCGGACATTCCGACGGAATTTGTCATCTGTATATCGACGAATTTGCCGATGTCGATAAGGCGGTGAAAATCACGTTTGACTCAAAAACACAGTATGTTGCGGTTTGCAACGCCGTTGAAACGCTTTTGGTTCACGAAAATATCGCAAATGATTTTTTACCGAAAATTCTCAAAGAATTTGCAGGGAAAGTAGAATTACGCGGCGATGAAAATGTTATGAAAATACTTCCCAGCATAAAAAAAGCCAACAACAATGACTGGACGAGTGAATATTTGGACTATATTTTGTCGATAAAAATCGTGAAAAACTTAGGCGAAGCGATTGAACATATAAACAAATTCGGCTCCGGACATACCGATAGCATTGTGAGCGAAAATTTGGAAAATATAAAAAAATTTATGCTGCTTGTAGATTCCGCTTGCGTGTTTGGCAATTGCTCGACAAGATTTAGCGACGGGTATAAATTTGGTTTTGG contains:
- a CDS encoding biotin--[acetyl-CoA-carboxylase] ligase — translated: MNYNFIEKIASTNSFVKEKIDELPDWYTLRAEEQTGGRGRFGRTWFCEKGNDIAMSVLITIDKEISPFLPNLTQIVGVSVAQILDKEGVATEIKWANDVLINNRKICGILLEGVSFGENVKVAAGIGLNVNSIRKNQNEIYAISLFDETKRIFNLDDLAKEIVQNIIENVQNLRKNGLKEFIDILNDKLAYKNKQKTIINGKERITGTIFGVSEAGELLLQTESGIRKFISGEISFEK
- a CDS encoding glutamate-5-semialdehyde dehydrogenase yields the protein MTIAQKAEIAKQAGITLSAASGEMKNNALRTIVQELKNQKEKIFEAGKRDVENARTDNLPNPIIKRLVFDENKLYDVISGIEQLINLDEPVGKTLLATQLSDGLDLYRVSCPIGVIGVIFESRPDALVQISTLCLKSANAVILKGGSEAKNINKALFDVIYSASIKAGIPDGWAVLAESRDDVTEMLKLSDYIDLLIPRGSNEFVKYIINNTNIPVTGHSDGICHLYIDEFADVDKAVKITFDSKTQYVAVCNAVETLLVHENIANDFLPKILKEFAGKVELRGDENVMKILPSIKKANNNDWTSEYLDYILSIKIVKNLGEAIEHINKFGSGHTDSIVSENLENIKKFMLLVDSACVFGNCSTRFSDGYKFGFGAEVGVSTGKIHSRGPVGLDGLLIYKYKLLGNGHTVFDFANKKTEFTHIQLNKNCPL